The Elaeis guineensis isolate ETL-2024a chromosome 13, EG11, whole genome shotgun sequence genome includes a region encoding these proteins:
- the LOC105032539 gene encoding scarecrow-like protein 21, with protein MQASERDKHSNKSQKPYHPHNSMPVREAESHFLSQNHQSLNYVSSDDGSSQRNVHPHTSGQFCTLESSLATPGYATHNSPSSLAFSPNSGSPLSQQECQSDNTYGSPISVSCITEDPNDLKLKLRELETAMLGPDPDIVESFETTYPSNTSMDPEKWRQVMGIPRGDLKQMLIACARAVAENDILVVEWLISELRQMVSVSGEPIQRLGAYMLEGLVAKLSSSGSAIYKALRCKEPTSSELLSYMHILYEVCPYFKFGYMSANGAIAEAVKGENMVHIIDFQIAQGSQWMTLIQALAARPGGPPCLRITGIDDSVSAYARGGGLHLVGQRLSRLAQACNVPFEFHAAAISGCDVELEHLGVRPGEALAVNFAFQLHHMPDESVSTRNHRDRLLRMVKSLSPKVVTLVEQEANTNTAPFFPRFLETLDYYSAMFESIDVTLPRENKERISVEQHCLARDIVNIIACEGAERVERHELFGKWRSRFTMAGFKPHPLSPLVNATIKTLLENYCEHYRLEERDGVLYLGWKNRALVVSCAWR; from the coding sequence ATGCAAGCTTCCGAGAGGGACAAACATTCAAATAAGTCTCAGAAACCATACCATCCTCACAATTCCATGCCTGTTAGAGAAgcagaatctcattttctttctcagaaCCACCAATCCTTAAACTATGTATCATCTGATGATGGGTCCAGTCAGAGGAATGTTCACCCTCATACAAGTGGACAATTTTGCACCCTAGAATCCTCCTTGGCAACTCCTGGGTATGCTACTCACAACTCTCCATCTTCTCTTGCTTTCTCCCCTAACAGTGGGAGCCCGCTATCACAGCAAGAATGCCAGTCAGACAACACCTATGGGTCCCCAATAAGTGTTTCATGTATTACTGAAGACCCAAACGATCTCAAACTCAAGTTGAGGGAATTAGAGACTGCTATGCTGGGGCCTGACCCAGATATAGTTGAAAGCTTTGAGACAACCTACCCAAGTAACACCTCAATGGATCCGGAAAAATGGAGACAAGTGATGGGAATTCCCAGAGGAGACTTGAAACAGATGCTCATAGCTTGTGCTAGAGCTGTGGCTGAGAATGATATTCTTGTGGTGGAATGGCTAATTTCAGAGTTAAGGCAGATGGTTTCGGTTTCTGGGGAGCCAATTCAACGGCTGGGTGCCTACATGTTGGAAGGCCTTGTTGCTAAGCTGTCATCCTCAGGGAGTGCTATCTATAAAGCTTTGAGGTGTAAAGAACCTACAAGCTCTGAACTCCTGTCCTACATGCACATCCTCTATGAGGTCTGTCCATATTTTAAGTTTGGGTACATGTCCGCAAATGGTGCCATTGCTGAAGCTGTTAAGGGGGAAAATATGGTTCATATTATTGATTTCCAGATAGCACAGGGAAGTCAATGGATGACTCTAATTCAGGCCCTTGCAGCGAGGCCTGGTGGGCCACCATGCTTAAGAATTACTGGCATTGATGACTCTGTTTCAGCCTATGCGAGAGGTGGTGGACTTCATCTTGTGGGGCAGAGATTATCTCGGCTTGCTCAGGCATGCAATGTGCCCTTTGAATTCCATGCAGCAGCCATATCAGGCTGTGATGTAGAACTTGAGCATCTTGGTGTTCGACCTGGGGAAGCCTTGGCTGTGAACTTTGCTTTCCAGTTGCATCACATGCCGGATGAAAGCGTGAGCACAAGGAATCACCGTGACAGGCTCTTGAGAATGGTTAAGAGCCTGTCTCCAAAGGTGGTGACTCTCGTGGAGCAAGAAGCCAACACCAACACTGCTCCTTTCTTTCCAAGATTCTTGGAGACTCTGGATTACTATTCTGCCATGTTTGAATCGATTGATGTGACTCTTCCGAGGGAGAACAAGGAACGTATCAGTGTGGAACAGCACTGCTTGGCAAGGGACATAGTTAATATCATTGCTTGTGAAGGAGCTGAAAGGGTGGAAAGACATGAGCTTTTTGGGAAATGGAGGTCAAGGTTCACAATGGCTGGATTTAAGCCACACCCATTGAGTCCATTGGTGAATGCCACTATTAAGACACTGTTAGAGAACTACTGTGAACACTATAGGCTTGAGGAGAGAGATGGTGTACTATACCTTGGTTGGAAGAACAGAGCATTGGTCGTCTCTTGCGCATGGAGATGA